The DNA segment CTTCGTACTGGAACAAGACGATCCACGCGGCGTCGTCCTGCAGCGTCGTCGCGATCTGCTTGTAGAGCGCCTTGCGCTTCGCGACGTCGAGCTCGCCGCGCGCCTGGTCGGCGAGCTTGTCGATCTCGGGATTGCTGTAGCACGAGAGCGGCGCGCTTGAGGTGAACAGCGCCGTGATGACGCCGTCCGCGTCGGCCGAGGGCTGGTTCCAGCCCAGCTCGTACATCGGCGTGAGCGCGCGCCGGTTGAGCTGATCGGAGTACGAGACCCACTCCTGCGGGCGCACCGTCGTTTGAATTCCGGCCGCCTGCAGCTGTCCGGCGATCGCCTCGGCGATCTCGCGGTCGCGGTTGTAGCGCCCGATCGGCGCGTTCAGCACGAGCGAGATCCCTTTGCCGTCCGGATAGCCGGCTTTCGCGAGCAGCGCCTTCGCCTTGGCGAGATCGTGCTTGTAACCCGGCACCGACGCGTCGTAGCCGAAGTAGTTCGGCGGGATCGGCGAGGTGATCTCGTAGCCGCGCCCGCCTAGCACGTTCTTCACGATCGCCGGGACGTCGACCGCGTAGTTGATCGCCTGCCGCACCAGCTTGTTCTGCTGCGGGCCGGGCTGCAGCGTGTTGAAGGCGATGAAGAGCTGGCGCAGCGAGCGCGTGCTCTCGAGCTTCGTGTTCGTCCCGCCGACGAGCTGGATCTGGTACTGCGGCGGAACGTTGGTGATCAGATCGGTCGCGCCGGTGCGGAGCGCCGCGACGCGCGCGCCGGCTTCAGGGATCGGCTTGAAGACTACGTGGTCGATCTTCGGCTTGCCACCCCACCACTTCGGATTCGCGTCGAAGACGGTCTGGTCGTCGCGCTTCCATTCGCGCAGCACGTACGGACCGGTGCCGACAGGGTGTTCGCCCGCGTACGCGTTCCCGCGCGCTTGGAAGTATTTCGCGTCGACGATGAAGAGCGGGTTCTGCAGCCCCGGCGGGATCGCGGTCGGCGTCTTCGAGACGAAGCGCACGGTGTACGGATCCGGCGTCTCGACGCGGTCGATATCGCGCACGTACGGCGTCTGCTTGGAAGCATTGGCCGGGCTCTTGATCCAGTCGACGGTGTAGCGCACGTCGGCGCTGGTGAACGGATCGCCGTTCGAGAACGTCACGTTGCGCCGCAGCTTGTACTCTTCGGTCGTCGGGTTGATCCGCTTCCACGAGACCGCCAGCCGCGGCTCGTAGTTTCCCGGGCCGTTGCCGAAGTCCGCGAGCCGCTCGTAGACGTGCTGCACGACGTTGAACGTCGGCGTGATCGTCGTCGCGAGCGGGTTGAGCGTGTCGGCGTCGACCCCTTGCGAGATCGTGACCGTCGTGTCGGCCGCGCGCAGCGGCGGCGCCGGAGAAAGCGCCAGCAGGGCGCCCAAGAACGAGACGATGGCGCGCTTCATCGTGCGCGCATACGGCCGGGGCGGGGCGCCTCCCTTTAGCCGGTCGGCACGATGTCGGGGCGGTCGCCGCCGAGCAGCAGTTGCGGGACCTGCCGGAACGCATAGCCGCCGTCGGGCTGCAGATCGAAGACCCAGACCAGGTCGAAGCGGTCGTCGGGCCACTGCGGTGCGAAATCCCGGCCGAGGATCGCGTTCGCGATCTTCGGGATGCGCTTGTGCTCCCACGAGATCAGCACGACGCCGTCGGCGGCGAGGACGCGCGCCACCAGCGCCGGCTCTTCGTCGAGGACGTAGGTCGTGTCGACGGCGAGGTTCAGCTTCTCGGCCAGCGCGAGGATCGTCTCGTTCGGCCGCCCGTGGTCGCCGTCCATTCCGTGGCGCGGCGGCGAGTAGAGGCGCGTCGGGCACCGCAGCGTCGGGTTCAGCGGAACGCAGAAGAAGCTCACCAGCGCGCCCGCGCGCTGCCAGCCGCGGACGATCAGCGAATGCGCGTGCGGCATCCCCTTCTCGTCGATTCCCTGCGGCGGCGGGGCCGGGGGCGGCTTCTCGCCGTGCCGGATGATCGCGATCTGCTCGGGCCGGGCCGGATTGCTCATCGCGGCGGAGATTCGTGCATGGCCCGTTCAGGCCCTCAGAGAAGCGGGACCCCTCCCGCCACAAGGACACCGCATGGGCCGTAGGCTCCTCATCGCCGCGCTGCTGCTCGCGCTCGCGTTTCCCGCGGTGCCCGCGCGCGCCGCCGACCCGGCGACGGTGACGATCACGCAAGGCGTCGACGCCAGCACGCTCGACCCGCTGAAAGCCTCGGTCACGCCCGACACCAACGTGCAGGCGCAAATCTTCGACACGCTGGCGCGCCGCTCGCCCGACGGCTCTTCGCTCGTCCCGCAGCTCGCAACGGCGTGGAAGCGGATCGCGCCCGCGGTGTGGGAGTTCAAGCTGCGGCGCGGCGTGACGTTCTCGAACGGCGATCCGTTCACCAGCGCCGACGTGAAGTTCAGCGTCGAGAAAATTCTCGATCCGGCCTACAAGTCGCAGCAGGTGCCGCGCGTCGACACCGTCGCGCGTGTGGAGACGCCCGACCCGTACACGGTGCGCTTCCTGACGAAGCGGCCGACGCCGCTGCCGCCGACGATCACGCGGCCGATCTTCATCGCCGACGCGAAGTTCTGGCAAGAGCACGGCGACGCGTACGTCGCGGAGCACCCGATGGGAACCGGTCCGTACGTGCTGCGCTCGTGGCGCCGCGACGATGCGCTCGAGCTCGAGGCGAACCCGCGCTACTGGGGCGGCATACCGCCGGTCGCGCACGTCGTGTTCAAGCCGATCCCGGAGGCGGGGACGCGGGTCTCCGCGCTGCGCACCGGCGCGAGCGATCTGATCACCAACGTCCCGTTCCAGTACGCGACGCTGCTGGCCGGCGGTTCGAACACGCGGATGGCGAGCGCGCGCAGCGTGCGCGTGCTCTACATCGCGTTCAACACCCTGCAGCCGGGCCCGCAGCAGAACGTGCTGGTGCGGCAGGCGCTGAACTACGCGCTCGACGTGCCGGCGATCGTCAAAGCGGTTCTCGGCGGACGCGCGTACGAGCTGGGCGAGCCGGTCCCGCCGAACTTCTTCGGCTACGATCCCCGTTTGGCGCCGTACCGGCACGACGCGGCGAAAGCGAAGGAGTTGCTCGCGAAGGCCGGCTATCCCGACGGCAAAGGGCTCTCGCTCACGCTGTACGCGCCGCAGGGCCGCTACAACGGCGACAAAGAGGTCGCACTCGCGGTCGCGGGACAGCTGCAAGCCGCCGGCGTGCACGTCGACGTGCGCACGCAAGAGCGGGTGAGCTACTATTCGCAGGCGCTGCGCCGCGCGCTCTCGCCGATGTACATGCTCGGCTGGGGCAACATCACCTACGACGCCGACAACACGCTCTCTTCGCAGCTCGTCTCCGACGCCGTCAGCTCGACGTACGCGAACCCGACCGTCGACAAGCTGGTCGACGCCGCGCGCTACGAGCTCGACACCACGAAGCGCAAGGCGCTTTACGCGAAAGCGTTGCGGATCATCCACGACGACGCGCCGTGGCTGTTCCTGTTCCAGTACGAAGACTTGTACGCCACGTCGAAGCGACTCCGGTGGCAGCCCCGGCCCGACGAGGCGATCTATGTCACAGAGATGCAACTCCGATAGCGCATGCTCGCGACGGCGATCCGTTCTCGGCAAACGAGATGAACTCTCTTGCATCGACATGCAGCTCGAGCTGATCTATCGGTGGTAGACTCGAGCGATCGTAACGCCGTTTTCCTGCGAGTGCGCTCATGTTCACAATTGCCTCCATCGACCGCGTGCCGAAACGGAACGACCGAACGCGCAAGAAGGCATCGACCACACCCTGGTCAACGTTGAGCGTCCTACGAAGCGTCGGCCGCAGCGAACGTCCTCGCTCGGGAACCATCTCCACAAGATCGCCGGGACTTCTCTCCAAGAACGTGCACAAAAGCTTCGCGCGCCGGAACGCCGTCGCTGCGTCTATTTTAGTGTACGCTTTTCCGTTCCTCGTCTCGGAGCCGTAGTCCAGCGCCGGCACGTCGACGAATCCTTTCAGGCGGCTGACGAAGTCGGGAACCTTATCGCGTACCGAGTCCTCCGTGTAGGTTGTGTGGACATCGCAGTCCGCGGTGTCATCGTCACAGCCTTTCGCCTTGCGAAGAAATGCGCTCTTCGTCGCATGCGTCGCACCGGCGAACACGAAGATCGAGCGGCCGACGTTGTAAATCGCGGAGCCGTCTTGGTACTTCCCGTCTTGCATCGGCGCCAAGAAGTAGCGCAGCCAGCCGAAGCCATTCTTGTACCGAGTGTCGAACTCGTCCCAAAACACCAGTGGCAGTTTGCCGGAGAGCGCGTCATCACGTACCTGCTGCAAAGCGATCGCGATTGATTCGGGACCGTTGAACTGAGAAAGATTGAACTCTCGAACCTGCACGCCGGTATAGCGCCCTCCCGGAAGGTCGCTCCCAAGCTGCTTGATGGAAAATGACTTGCCTGTGCCGGGCGGGCCGAAAACCGCGATGGACAACGGTGTCGCCAGGTTCGAGCCGACGTAGTTCACAATCAGCTGACGGACAGCGGTAAGGTTCTCTAGTTCTTTACGGTTCGTCACGAAAAGCTGGCCGATACGCATCGTCGGGAACGGAAATTGTGCCGAGCTTCCGTAGATAAGATTGGCGCATTCTCGCAGGATCGCGTCGGCGTTCTCCTCGCCGATCTGGCCTGGTGGTAGAAGCTGATCGAGCATCGTCCAATCGCAGAACGATGTGTCCGGACCGACGGCGACCTCACGGAGCGCCTTCGCCTCGCCGATTGCGTCACGATCGGGAGAGAGAAACATCATCACGCGGTCGATGAGGCGTTTCCTGAGCTCGAGATCCCACGTATCCGGGGAAACTGCAGACCGGAGCTTCGGGAGCAACTTTTCGTAGGAACTCGGGTATGCCTCGAACTTTCGCCAGTCCTCGTAGATGCGCCCGAGCTCGAACGCGAGTCCATCCGAATCGTAATGAAGCCCCGGGTGGGTTTCGAGACACTCGTTAATCTGGCTGATCAGGCTTTGCTTGCTGTCGAGGATTTCTCCGGGCCCATACAGCAGCGTTCGCACGTCGGTCGCGGCCTTTTCGACGATCGCCACGATCTCGTGCTCTGCGACGGCACTGCGCAGCACGCTGGCGATCATCGATGAATGGAAGCGCAGCTTCTCGGGGAGTTCCGTGTCACGCAAGTCATCGGCTCCGATCGAAACGTAGCCGTTTTCCAACAACCGTCGGGCCGCGACCACGCCCGCCCTGACGCCCACGGCGAGATCGGGATCATTTCCGCTCTTTCGGATGATCTCTAACGCCAAGCCTGCGGTCAGACAATACGTCAAACCGGTCATCGTTCCGTCGTACTGCGCTTCCCAACGTCCCTCCACCCATTGCGGATCGTAGATGAGCCTGGCGCGCAGTTCGGTGCCCAGCTTGCTGAAGATCGCAGCACCGGAAGCACCGAACGAGACGACTAGATACGCGGAGCCTTGGAGCGCTTCGAATATCTCGCCGTAGGTGGTGCTCGTGAGCTTCTTGATGTTCTCGTACAGCTCCGCAAGCGTTTGTTCCCACGAGAGCCCGCGGCTGATACGTAGCCCCGCCTGACGAAGATCTTCGGCGGTGACGACGAGAACGAGCCGTCCGCGAAAACCTCTGTCTGGGAAGATCGTCTTCCAGAAAACCGCATCGGGGTCGAAGCGGGGACGGCACCGCTCGACGATGAGCCAGCGGTTGTCACACGTCGGCTCCTTCAGCGACGCCGGCCACGCACAGGGAAAATTCATAAACCCGCCTTCATCGTCACCGATCGATTGGCTGACGACGACCAGCGCGGCGTTGCCGTCGTCCCCGGTCGTTAGGTTGGGAAGACTCTCCGGAGCTTGCCGATCGATCCCCAGCGTCTCTTTGATGCGCCACACCACTTGATTCTCCGAGCCGCGGCGCTTCGGGTGTTGTGAGCAGATGACGTAGGAGGCCGAATACGGATCATGGGCCTCGACATTGTCTTCCATCTTCCAACCAGTCGGTGTTAAGACGCGTGGGTGAACGCCGCGCGTCGCGACGGTCGGGAGGCCCGCGAGCATTCGCGTGATGATTTCCGCGACGGAATACGCGCCCATCTTCTGCACGTAGCGCTTAGTCCGCGATCGTACCTCACTTTGTGCGAGACGCCATTCGGCGATCACGTCTCCTGCGACGACGATTTTGAACTCCGAGTGCCGTGGAGCGTCTCCGGCCGGCGAGTCTTGCAGCTGCATCGTCATGCGACACCTCGGACGCGCCATGCGTCCATCCCGGTCTCACGGGGCCGTAGGCCTCAGGAACGGGCTCGCTCCTTCCACTCCCTCGCTCAGCCCCCTTGTCTTGTTCGTAAAGATTGGCCATCCGGATAGTGCAGGAGCACGGGCGCCGCTGGCCTATGGTGGCTCTCGTGGCGCTTCCAGGCGGCTCGAGCTGGCCCTCGCGCGCGATTGCGCGCTCGACGCGGGCGATGGTCGCCTCGCCGCACGCGCTCGCAACGGCGGCCGGCGTGGACGTACTGCGGCGGGGCGGGAACGCGGTCGACGCGGCGATCGCGGCGAACGGCGTGCTGGCCGTGGTCTACCCGGCGAGCTGCGGGATCGGCGGCGACGCCTTCTGGATCGTGCACGACGCGAGCCGGGTCGTGCGCGACGCGCACGCCGCGCGCGCCGTCGCCTACAACGGCAGCGGGCGCACGCCGCGCGCGGCGTCGCTCGACAGGTTGCCCGGCGGAGTGCTGCCGCAGCGCGGCGCGCTCAGCGTCACGGTGCCCGGCGCGGTGCGCTCGTGGGAAGACGTCGGGCGGCTTCACGGGACGCGCGGGCTCGACCAGCTCCTCGCGCCGGCGGAGCACTACGCGCGCAACGGCGCCGTCTACACCGACGTCGTCGCGAACTACGTGCGGATCAACGAAGCGCTGTTGCGCGAAGACGCCGAGACGGCGAAGATCTTTCTGCCCGACGGTGCGTTGCCGCAGCCGGGCGATCTGCTGTGCAACCACGAGCTCGGTGAGACGATCGCGGCGATCCGCCGCGAGGGCGCCGCCGGTTTCTACACCGGCGCGGTCGCCGAGCGCATCGTGCGCACGCTGAACCGCGGCGGCAACCCCATGACGCTCGACGATCTTGCTTCGCACGCGACGGAAGCGACGCTGCCGCTGCGGATCGCGTGGAACGGTGGCGAGCTGCTCGCGCACCCGCCGAACTCGCAAGGCTCGCTGCTGTTGCTCGCCGCCGGTGCGCTCGAGAGCGATCGCGGCGCCGACGAGCCGCTCTGGCACCACCTCGCGGTGGAGACGATGAAGCGCGCGATCGCGATCCGCGATGCGATGTTCCGCGATCCCGCCTTCGGGACGAGCGGGATCGAGCAGCGGCTCATGCCCGAAGCGCTGCGCGCGCTGCGCGCGTCGGTCGATCCCGACCGCGCGAGCCCGCGCGAGAGCATGCCGGACCGTGGCGGTACGGTCTTCTTGTGCGTCGTCGACGAGGACGGCATGGCGGTCTCGCTGATCGAGTCGCTGTACATGAACTTCGGTTCCGGAATCGTCGCCGAAGGGACCGGCGTCGTGCTCCAAAACCGCGGCGCGTACTTCTCGACGCAGCCCGGCCACCCCAACGCGTACGAAGGCGGAAAGCGGCCGGTGCACACGCTCTCACCGCCGATGTTCGTGCGCGACGGCGAGCCGGAGATCGTCTTCGGCACGATGGGCGGCGACGGCCAGCCGCAGATTCAGCTGCAGTTCCTGCACCAGCTCGTCGACCGCGGGCTCGACGTGCAGCGCGCGCTCGACCACCCGCGCTGGATCTACGGCCGCCACACCCTCACCGAACGCCCGGATCTCGCGACCGGTGAGCTGGTGATCGTCGAGTCGCGGATGCCGGCGGAGATCGTCGCGGGGCTGGAGCGGCGCGGGCACAAGGTCGAAGCGCTGGGCCCGTTCGAGAACGCGATGGGCCACGCGCACGCGATCGTCATCGACCGCGACCGCGGCACCCTCGCCGGCGGGGGCGACCCGCGCGCCGACTCGCTCGCGCTGGGACTGTAACTACGTCTGGTGCAGGTCGCGCGCGCGCGCGATCAACGACTCGTCGAGTCCCAAGAGGCGCGCGAGCGCGAGCGCGTCTGAGGCGTCGCTCCCGCCGCCGGCTGCGACGACGCGATAGTCCATCGCGGCGTTGATCGCGTCGAGCGCGGCGTCGACGTCTGCCGCGCCGGCTGCGGCCTGCAGCGCGCCGCGCAGTCCGGCGATGCGCAGGTGCGGCACCTGCGCGGCTTCGGCGACGCCATCGAAGTGCGTGGCGACCAGCGCGAACGCGCCGCGCGCGCGCAGCGCTTCGGCGAACGCGACGAGGAGCGCGCGGCCTTCGCGCGGCCCGGTCGTGCGCGCGAACTCGTCGATCAGGATCAGCGCGCGCGGCGACGCGGCGGCGAGCGTGTCGCGCGCGCGCACGACTTCTGCGGCATACGCCGAGAGCAGCCGCGCGCGGTCTTGCGGACCCTCGCCGCCGATCCATGCGATCTGCCGGAAGAGCGGGAGCGACGCGGCGCGCGCCGGCGGCGGGATGCCGAGCGCGGCGCACGCGCACACGAATCCGGCCGTCGCGAGCGTGGCGCTCTTGCCGCCCATGTTCGGTCCGGTCAGCACGGCGAGGCCGCGCAGGTCGAGCGAGAGCGGCGTGTAGCGCCGGCCGCGCGCGCTCAGAGCCTCCGCCAGCGGCGCGAACGTCGCTTCGTCGAACGAGACGCGCTCGTTTACGAACGACGGAATACAGCCGCCCCAACGCTGCGCGAACGCGACGCGCGCAAGGAGCCGGTCGAGCGCGCCGAGCGCGCGCGTCGCGGCCACGATCGCGTCGGCTTCGCCGACAATCCGCTCGGCGAGGGCGCGGCGCGCTTCTTCTTCTTCTTCGGCGAGGCGCGCCAGCGCGGCGTCGCGCTGCGGCAGCACGACGCGAACCGACGCGGCGCGATACGTCGGCGTCTCGCGCGCGATGAGCACGTCGTCGGGGAGCGGGCCGTCGTAGACGTCGCGCAGGATGACGAACTCTTCGCCGACCGGATCGACGCCGATCGCGTCGCGCACCCGCGCGGCGATCGCCTCGCGCCGGGCCTCGAACTCCGTCTCCGCAACAGCCAGCGCATCGCGCGCCGCGCGCAGCCCCGGCGCAAACGCATCGGCGAGATAGAACGTGCCGCCGTCGCGTCCAGGCGCAAGCAGGCCGCGCAGCGCGTCGAGCACCGGCGGCCGCCGTTCCGTGCCTCCGTCGGCGGCGTCCCAGGCGCGCGCCAGCGCGTCGAGCGCGTCGACGAAACGGCCGAGCTCGTAGAAATCGACGTCGGTGAGCGCGTCGCCGGCGCGCGCGCGCGCGACGATCGGCGACGGTTCGGGAACGGCGCGCAGCGCGGCGCGCACGCGCAGCACGCCATCACGCTCGAGCCGCGCCGCAAGCGCGACGATCTCGGCGATCTCCGCAAGCGCGCGCGCTTCGTCGCCGGGGCCGTACGGCGCGATCGATTCGTCGTGCCTGCGCCCGAACGAACCGACCGGTGCGACGGCCGCACGCAGCCAGGTCAATCCGATCCGCTCCGCCGTCAGCCCATCGACGTTCATGCGGCCAAGTCCGCGACGACGTCGAACGCAGGCAGTCGCGTCGCCCGCGCGACCGCTTCCACCAACGCTCGCGGCGGCAGCGTCGCGTCGCGGCCGACCGGCGACGTCGTGCAGGCGATCACGCGCAGCGGCCGCTCGCAGCGCAAGTCCACCGCTTCGCGCAGCTTCGCGAAGAGCGCGCCGCGCACGGCAATCCGCGTCGGATCGTCGACCACCACCGTCGCGTCGCGCGCGCCGGCGAGCAGCGCTTCCGCGTCGCGGGCGTCGAGCGCGCCCTCGAGCCGCACGACGCGCGCGCGCTCGCGCGCGCGGTCGCGTCCGGGCAGCGTCAGCCGCAGCACCGCGTCCGCGGCGACCGCGGCGACGCGCGTGACCGTCGCGCCGCTCGCCGCGCCGGTCGCGACGATCACCGCGTCGTCGCCCCCGGCCAGCGCGGCGATGCGGTCGATCGCGCCGTCGACCAGTACCGGGCCCTCGCCGAGCGCGCGCAGCCGGTCGATCGTCGCGCGCATCGCGCGCGCCGTCGGCGGCCCCGCGATCTCGCACGTCACCGGCAGCACGGCGCGCGCGAACACGATTCGCCCGAGCGCGCTTTCCGCACCGGCGTCGAGGATCGCCAGCGCGGGGCTGCGCGGGATCAGCCCGACCGGCAGCGCGACGAGC comes from the Candidatus Eremiobacterota bacterium genome and includes:
- a CDS encoding ABC transporter substrate-binding protein; this translates as MGRRLLIAALLLALAFPAVPARAADPATVTITQGVDASTLDPLKASVTPDTNVQAQIFDTLARRSPDGSSLVPQLATAWKRIAPAVWEFKLRRGVTFSNGDPFTSADVKFSVEKILDPAYKSQQVPRVDTVARVETPDPYTVRFLTKRPTPLPPTITRPIFIADAKFWQEHGDAYVAEHPMGTGPYVLRSWRRDDALELEANPRYWGGIPPVAHVVFKPIPEAGTRVSALRTGASDLITNVPFQYATLLAGGSNTRMASARSVRVLYIAFNTLQPGPQQNVLVRQALNYALDVPAIVKAVLGGRAYELGEPVPPNFFGYDPRLAPYRHDAAKAKELLAKAGYPDGKGLSLTLYAPQGRYNGDKEVALAVAGQLQAAGVHVDVRTQERVSYYSQALRRALSPMYMLGWGNITYDADNTLSSQLVSDAVSSTYANPTVDKLVDAARYELDTTKRKALYAKALRIIHDDAPWLFLFQYEDLYATSKRLRWQPRPDEAIYVTEMQLR
- a CDS encoding gamma-glutamyltransferase family protein, which codes for MVALVALPGGSSWPSRAIARSTRAMVASPHALATAAGVDVLRRGGNAVDAAIAANGVLAVVYPASCGIGGDAFWIVHDASRVVRDAHAARAVAYNGSGRTPRAASLDRLPGGVLPQRGALSVTVPGAVRSWEDVGRLHGTRGLDQLLAPAEHYARNGAVYTDVVANYVRINEALLREDAETAKIFLPDGALPQPGDLLCNHELGETIAAIRREGAAGFYTGAVAERIVRTLNRGGNPMTLDDLASHATEATLPLRIAWNGGELLAHPPNSQGSLLLLAAGALESDRGADEPLWHHLAVETMKRAIAIRDAMFRDPAFGTSGIEQRLMPEALRALRASVDPDRASPRESMPDRGGTVFLCVVDEDGMAVSLIESLYMNFGSGIVAEGTGVVLQNRGAYFSTQPGHPNAYEGGKRPVHTLSPPMFVRDGEPEIVFGTMGGDGQPQIQLQFLHQLVDRGLDVQRALDHPRWIYGRHTLTERPDLATGELVIVESRMPAEIVAGLERRGHKVEALGPFENAMGHAHAIVIDRDRGTLAGGGDPRADSLALGL
- a CDS encoding AAA family ATPase, yielding MTMQLQDSPAGDAPRHSEFKIVVAGDVIAEWRLAQSEVRSRTKRYVQKMGAYSVAEIITRMLAGLPTVATRGVHPRVLTPTGWKMEDNVEAHDPYSASYVICSQHPKRRGSENQVVWRIKETLGIDRQAPESLPNLTTGDDGNAALVVVSQSIGDDEGGFMNFPCAWPASLKEPTCDNRWLIVERCRPRFDPDAVFWKTIFPDRGFRGRLVLVVTAEDLRQAGLRISRGLSWEQTLAELYENIKKLTSTTYGEIFEALQGSAYLVVSFGASGAAIFSKLGTELRARLIYDPQWVEGRWEAQYDGTMTGLTYCLTAGLALEIIRKSGNDPDLAVGVRAGVVAARRLLENGYVSIGADDLRDTELPEKLRFHSSMIASVLRSAVAEHEIVAIVEKAATDVRTLLYGPGEILDSKQSLISQINECLETHPGLHYDSDGLAFELGRIYEDWRKFEAYPSSYEKLLPKLRSAVSPDTWDLELRKRLIDRVMMFLSPDRDAIGEAKALREVAVGPDTSFCDWTMLDQLLPPGQIGEENADAILRECANLIYGSSAQFPFPTMRIGQLFVTNRKELENLTAVRQLIVNYVGSNLATPLSIAVFGPPGTGKSFSIKQLGSDLPGGRYTGVQVREFNLSQFNGPESIAIALQQVRDDALSGKLPLVFWDEFDTRYKNGFGWLRYFLAPMQDGKYQDGSAIYNVGRSIFVFAGATHATKSAFLRKAKGCDDDTADCDVHTTYTEDSVRDKVPDFVSRLKGFVDVPALDYGSETRNGKAYTKIDAATAFRRAKLLCTFLERSPGDLVEMVPERGRSLRPTLRRTLNVDQGVVDAFLRVRSFRFGTRSMEAIVNMSALAGKRRYDRSSLPPIDQLELHVDAREFISFAENGSPSRACAIGVASL